A stretch of Fluviicola sp. DNA encodes these proteins:
- a CDS encoding CYTH domain-containing protein gives MKEIERKYLVSDAISDVVKYLQSKKIRQGYISDIDGKTVRVRTKGEKGYLTIKGKSVGISRDEFEYEIPLEDANQLLADFCAKVLEKERYELVVGEKKWEIDIFHGKLEGLKIAEIELESEDEAFELPNWIEKEVSSDVQYYNSKLIEKA, from the coding sequence ATGAAAGAAATTGAGCGGAAATACCTGGTAAGCGATGCCATCTCGGATGTGGTCAAATACCTGCAATCCAAAAAAATAAGACAAGGATATATTTCAGATATCGACGGAAAAACGGTTCGTGTACGTACCAAAGGCGAAAAAGGCTATTTAACCATTAAGGGAAAATCGGTCGGGATATCGAGAGATGAGTTTGAGTATGAGATTCCGCTGGAAGACGCCAATCAATTACTGGCTGATTTTTGCGCGAAAGTCCTGGAAAAAGAACGCTACGAGTTGGTGGTCGGTGAAAAGAAATGGGAAATCGACATCTTTCACGGCAAGCTGGAAGGTTTGAAGATTGCAGAAATTGAACTGGAATCGGAGGACGAGGCCTTTGAATTGCCGAATTGGATTGAAAAAGAGGTTAGTTCGGATGTACAGTATTATAATTCAAAACTGATTGAAAAGGCATGA
- a CDS encoding TlpA disulfide reductase family protein — MNRFSFLSVLFSGIVLFSACGDNNLDEKTGLENNFHIEGHIQGAANEKLKIEAQSQQGVISVAETTTDASGNFELDGNIPGMGIYSMTLGGNSKNAVVIPLDVNDQLVVNATKENFAITPSFSGTKWAKPLTKYMVLFGDFAKKQMEQLPNIKDPEQQLAAFSRLKQPIVKFSQQQIRKDPGNPVNMILINLMMPSQEEGFANWDSQNLEDLRKMEAAFQRNYADSPITGMISQQVAAIDAQYQSYQQYNAGTMAAPEIALKNPSGTELRLSALKGKVVLIDFWASWCAPCRKENPNVVRMYQKYRNQGFEVFSVSLDQDPEAWKGAIAKDGLIWKNHVSDLMGWQTPLVQSYGIQGIPHTVLLNREGNIVGVGLRGAKLEQKLIEQLAKN; from the coding sequence ATGAACCGTTTTTCTTTTTTGAGTGTCCTTTTTTCAGGAATAGTCCTTTTCTCTGCTTGCGGAGACAACAACCTGGATGAAAAAACAGGATTGGAAAACAATTTCCACATCGAAGGCCATATCCAGGGTGCTGCCAACGAAAAACTGAAGATCGAAGCACAATCCCAGCAAGGAGTGATTTCCGTTGCTGAAACAACAACAGATGCTTCGGGGAATTTCGAATTGGACGGCAACATTCCAGGAATGGGGATTTACTCCATGACCTTGGGAGGAAACAGCAAAAATGCGGTCGTGATTCCTTTGGATGTCAACGATCAGCTGGTGGTGAATGCAACGAAGGAAAACTTTGCCATCACACCTTCTTTCTCCGGTACAAAATGGGCGAAACCTTTAACGAAATACATGGTACTGTTCGGCGATTTTGCCAAAAAGCAAATGGAGCAATTGCCTAACATCAAAGACCCTGAACAACAATTGGCCGCTTTCTCCCGCTTGAAACAGCCGATTGTCAAATTCTCCCAGCAGCAGATCCGCAAAGATCCAGGAAATCCGGTGAATATGATCCTGATCAATTTGATGATGCCGTCCCAGGAAGAAGGTTTCGCCAATTGGGATTCTCAAAACCTGGAAGATCTGAGAAAAATGGAAGCAGCTTTTCAGCGAAACTATGCCGATTCTCCGATCACCGGGATGATTTCCCAGCAGGTGGCAGCCATTGATGCACAATACCAAAGTTACCAGCAATACAATGCCGGAACGATGGCCGCTCCTGAAATTGCATTGAAAAACCCTTCCGGAACAGAATTGCGTTTGTCTGCTTTAAAAGGAAAAGTAGTCCTGATCGACTTCTGGGCTTCCTGGTGTGCTCCGTGCCGCAAGGAAAACCCGAATGTGGTTCGCATGTACCAAAAATACCGCAACCAGGGATTTGAAGTATTCTCCGTTTCCTTAGACCAAGACCCGGAAGCATGGAAAGGTGCAATTGCCAAAGACGGATTGATCTGGAAAAACCATGTTTCCGATTTGATGGGCTGGCAAACTCCACTAGTTCAGTCTTATGGTATCCAGGGAATTCCGCATACCGTTCTTTTGAACCGGGAAGGGAATATTGTAGGCGTTGGATTAAGAGGCGCAAAATTGGAACAGAAATTGATAGAACAACTGGCAAAAAATTAA
- a CDS encoding UDP-2,3-diacylglucosamine diphosphatase translates to MEIPTGKKIYFASDFHLGVPVGKSSFEREKRIIDWLEHIRQDAFEIYLVGDIFDFWFEYKHAIPKGFVRVQGKIAELVDSGIPVYFFTGNHDMWMFDYFEKELGVKIYREPIQTIYNGKKFFIGHGDGLGPGDRGYKFIKKVFAAKWSQWMFARLHPNFGIGLANYFSRKSRIATGDSDSKFLGEDNEWLVQYCREQEAINPQDYYIFGHRHLPMTIRINERAIYINLGEWIHYNTYAVFDGFEAKLLEWKK, encoded by the coding sequence ATGGAAATTCCAACAGGAAAGAAAATATACTTTGCTTCTGATTTTCATTTAGGTGTCCCGGTTGGAAAGTCGAGTTTTGAGCGCGAAAAACGCATCATTGACTGGTTGGAGCATATCCGGCAGGACGCTTTTGAAATTTACCTGGTCGGAGACATTTTCGATTTCTGGTTTGAGTACAAACACGCCATCCCGAAAGGATTTGTAAGGGTTCAGGGGAAAATTGCCGAACTGGTTGATTCGGGTATTCCTGTGTATTTCTTTACCGGCAACCACGACATGTGGATGTTTGACTATTTCGAAAAGGAGCTTGGAGTAAAAATCTACCGCGAGCCCATTCAAACGATTTATAACGGCAAGAAGTTCTTCATCGGTCACGGTGACGGTTTAGGCCCGGGAGATCGCGGATATAAGTTTATCAAAAAAGTTTTCGCAGCGAAATGGTCGCAATGGATGTTTGCGCGCCTGCATCCGAATTTCGGCATCGGGCTGGCGAATTATTTCTCCCGCAAAAGCCGCATTGCAACCGGTGATTCTGACAGTAAATTCCTGGGAGAAGATAACGAATGGCTGGTGCAGTATTGCAGGGAACAGGAAGCTATCAATCCGCAGGATTATTACATTTTCGGTCACCGCCACCTTCCGATGACTATCCGGATCAATGAAAGGGCCATATACATCAACCTGGGTGAATGGATTCACTACAACACCTATGCGGTGTTTGACGGGTTTGAGGCGAAATTATTGGAATGGAAGAAATAA
- a CDS encoding TonB-dependent receptor encodes MKYLLLLIGLIPIYLAAQTTIEGTVLNQSGKPVFMATVFVKGTTDGAQTDEKGAYKLTTKMTGKQTLVIRGDELEEQAIEVNLTGAPLTQNVKVRQSKAIEEVVISAGTMSASNDRTVAILDPLDIVTTAGGQGDIAGAIQTLPGVQRNGGDQTGLMVRGGDVSETSFIVDGLVAQNAFGSSVPGVAQRTRFNPFQFKGTAFSTGGYTARYGQALSSVLDLSTLDLPDQTNINIGANFAGIFLGGSKLMENSAVEFTGFYQNLSPFLALAKSNVKFYEAPQGFGFSGRYVAKTSTRGMFKTTFNQTYNSSGLEIPNPGVAGANMRFGLKNQNTYVNTTFKNFINDKWLYYVGFSLSNNDDDITWDTLISTRNDKRVQGRGELIYTAGNRFKMVIGSELQHFQYRQTFDTLTGQFSEMLSAGYVEADIIPFRNFAIKPGVRAEYSKLLAKGNISPRLAMAIKTSKTSQISLASGYFYQLASQNYLMQGYRPNFQEALHLMANYQIIAKNRIFRLEGYYKSYDQLIREQGVAYTPNAFRFNYGMVDNSGSGYAQGIDVFWRDKKSIKNFDYWISYSYIDTKRLYQNYISKVTPDYVSDHNLNVVMKYFSMKLQTSFSLTYSYASGRPYYNPSSTRFLGDRSPDYHNLAFTAAYLTTIKKFFTVFYISLDNITNQHNVLGYRYSYDGSQRYEVKPPFYFNIFFGFNLSLKEFNKDEI; translated from the coding sequence ATGAAGTATTTACTATTGCTTATAGGTTTGATTCCCATTTATTTGGCGGCGCAAACTACGATTGAAGGAACGGTGCTGAACCAAAGCGGAAAGCCTGTTTTTATGGCCACTGTTTTCGTGAAGGGAACAACTGACGGAGCTCAAACCGATGAAAAAGGAGCGTACAAACTGACTACTAAAATGACCGGTAAACAAACGCTGGTTATCCGGGGTGACGAATTGGAAGAACAAGCGATCGAAGTGAACCTCACAGGAGCGCCGCTTACCCAAAATGTCAAAGTAAGACAATCAAAAGCTATTGAAGAAGTTGTTATTTCGGCAGGAACGATGTCGGCATCCAACGACCGCACTGTAGCCATTCTCGACCCGCTGGATATTGTAACTACAGCCGGCGGACAGGGAGATATTGCCGGTGCTATTCAAACACTTCCGGGTGTGCAGCGAAACGGAGGAGATCAAACCGGTTTAATGGTTCGCGGAGGAGATGTGAGCGAAACATCGTTTATTGTGGATGGTTTGGTGGCGCAAAATGCCTTCGGAAGTTCTGTTCCGGGAGTTGCGCAAAGAACCCGTTTCAATCCTTTCCAGTTTAAAGGAACGGCTTTCAGTACCGGTGGGTACACGGCGCGTTACGGACAAGCTTTGTCTTCCGTCCTGGATTTATCGACCTTGGATTTGCCGGATCAGACCAACATCAATATAGGGGCTAATTTTGCCGGTATTTTCCTGGGAGGATCCAAATTAATGGAAAACAGCGCGGTAGAATTTACCGGGTTCTACCAGAATTTATCTCCCTTTCTGGCATTGGCGAAATCAAACGTGAAATTCTACGAGGCTCCGCAGGGTTTTGGCTTTTCCGGAAGATATGTAGCTAAAACTTCCACACGCGGAATGTTCAAAACAACCTTCAATCAAACCTATAACAGTTCCGGCCTGGAGATCCCGAATCCGGGAGTAGCGGGAGCAAACATGCGCTTCGGACTGAAAAACCAGAATACGTACGTCAATACGACCTTCAAGAATTTCATCAACGACAAGTGGTTGTATTACGTAGGATTCTCTTTAAGTAACAACGATGATGACATTACCTGGGATACGTTGATTTCAACCAGAAATGACAAACGTGTTCAGGGACGCGGCGAATTGATCTACACAGCAGGAAACCGTTTTAAAATGGTGATCGGTTCGGAATTGCAGCATTTCCAGTACCGTCAGACTTTTGATACTTTAACCGGGCAATTTTCAGAAATGCTGAGCGCCGGTTACGTGGAAGCAGATATCATCCCGTTCCGCAATTTTGCAATCAAACCCGGAGTGCGTGCGGAATACTCGAAATTATTGGCAAAGGGAAATATTTCCCCGCGTTTGGCCATGGCGATCAAGACCAGCAAAACGAGCCAGATTTCATTGGCTTCGGGATATTTCTACCAGCTGGCTTCGCAAAACTACCTGATGCAGGGATACCGCCCGAATTTCCAGGAAGCACTGCATTTGATGGCGAATTACCAGATCATCGCCAAAAACCGGATTTTCCGTCTGGAAGGATATTACAAATCCTACGATCAGCTGATCCGTGAACAAGGTGTTGCTTACACACCGAATGCATTCCGTTTCAATTATGGAATGGTTGATAACAGCGGATCCGGTTACGCGCAGGGAATTGATGTTTTCTGGAGAGATAAAAAATCGATCAAGAATTTCGATTACTGGATTTCATACAGCTACATCGACACGAAACGCTTGTACCAAAACTACATCAGCAAAGTCACTCCCGACTATGTTTCCGATCACAACCTGAATGTGGTGATGAAGTATTTCTCTATGAAGCTTCAAACGAGTTTCTCCCTGACGTATAGTTACGCAAGCGGACGACCGTATTACAATCCGTCCAGCACCCGGTTCCTGGGAGACCGTTCACCGGATTACCACAATCTTGCTTTCACGGCGGCATATTTAACAACCATTAAAAAGTTCTTTACGGTCTTTTATATTAGTTTAGATAATATTACCAATCAGCACAATGTTTTGGGCTACAGGTATAGTTACGACGGAAGTCAGAGATATGAAGTAAAACCTCCGTTCTATTTCAATATTTTCTTCGGGTTCAACCTGTCTCTGAAGGAATTTAATAAAGATGAAATTTAA
- a CDS encoding nucleoside-diphosphate sugar epimerase/dehydratase: MFPKKNLPRWIIILIDLFISAISLVLAYLIRFDIKADGAQWKMELGIVKYSIIVFFAVRLIVFLLFGIQKGLVRHTSTSDFKRLFLATTVSSALFVVIGIVRYNWIDDYFLFPTSVIVIEYVFCFFLLAVSRFVVKLLYLESVKSSSEQKLVLIYGAGVSGLIAKRMIEKDVRINLKVFGFLDDNNRISGSRIEGTEVFHTSKLEEILQKNNIYQIIIAIQNLEPEKRSAIVEKAMDAGVEVKKVPSPKSWINGAFTTNQIAQVNIEDLLGRTPIVLNQDKLIDGLKDQVVLVTGAAGSIGSGIVRQVLEYQPKLVVLLDQAESAMYDLEFELKQLKDIPAFEVVIGDICNEERMEKLFDTFKPSWVFHAAAYKHVPMMELNPSEAVRNNVKGTKILVDLSNKKAVHKFVMISTDKAVNPTNVMGASKRIAEIIAQAANNGQTQFITTRFGNVLGSNGSVIPLFKKQIEQGGPLTVTDERITRYFMTIPEACQLVLEAGIMGSGGEIYVFDMGKSVRIVDLAKKMIQLSGLELGKDIEIRYSGLRPGEKLYEELLNDAENVQETHHPKILIASEREVDPEVYKTIDSLLDSIGKTDNLGLVRLMKEVVPEFISNNSEYSVLDKK; this comes from the coding sequence ATGTTTCCTAAAAAAAATTTGCCCCGGTGGATTATAATTCTGATTGATTTATTCATTTCGGCGATTTCTTTGGTGCTTGCTTACCTGATTCGTTTTGATATCAAGGCAGATGGGGCTCAATGGAAGATGGAGCTGGGAATCGTCAAGTATTCGATCATTGTTTTTTTTGCTGTCAGGCTCATTGTTTTCCTCTTGTTCGGAATTCAAAAAGGATTGGTCCGGCATACTTCCACATCGGATTTTAAACGACTTTTTTTAGCAACCACCGTTTCTTCGGCGCTGTTCGTCGTTATAGGGATTGTCCGTTACAATTGGATCGATGATTATTTCCTGTTCCCGACTTCGGTGATCGTAATCGAATACGTGTTTTGTTTTTTCCTGTTGGCTGTTTCCCGGTTCGTGGTGAAATTGCTTTACCTCGAATCTGTAAAGTCGAGCAGCGAGCAAAAACTGGTGCTGATTTACGGAGCGGGTGTTTCCGGGCTTATTGCAAAACGCATGATCGAAAAAGATGTGCGTATCAACCTGAAAGTATTCGGTTTCCTGGACGATAATAACCGCATTTCGGGGAGCAGGATAGAAGGGACGGAAGTATTCCATACCTCCAAACTGGAAGAAATCCTTCAGAAAAACAACATTTACCAGATCATTATAGCCATTCAAAACCTGGAACCTGAAAAAAGGAGTGCCATTGTGGAGAAAGCTATGGATGCAGGAGTGGAAGTGAAAAAAGTACCGAGTCCCAAAAGCTGGATCAACGGTGCATTTACCACCAACCAGATAGCGCAGGTCAATATCGAAGATTTATTGGGAAGAACTCCTATCGTGCTGAACCAGGATAAACTGATCGACGGGTTGAAGGACCAGGTTGTATTGGTAACCGGTGCAGCAGGTTCTATCGGATCGGGAATTGTGCGACAAGTATTGGAGTATCAGCCCAAATTGGTTGTCTTACTCGATCAGGCCGAATCGGCTATGTACGACCTGGAGTTTGAATTGAAACAATTGAAAGACATTCCTGCATTCGAAGTGGTGATCGGAGACATTTGCAACGAAGAACGCATGGAGAAGTTATTCGATACTTTCAAACCTTCGTGGGTATTTCATGCGGCAGCATACAAGCACGTGCCGATGATGGAGTTGAACCCTTCGGAAGCAGTGAGGAATAATGTGAAAGGAACCAAGATCCTGGTGGATTTATCCAATAAAAAAGCCGTTCACAAATTTGTTATGATCTCCACGGATAAAGCGGTGAATCCGACGAATGTAATGGGAGCAAGCAAGCGCATTGCCGAGATCATTGCACAAGCGGCGAATAACGGCCAGACACAGTTCATTACAACACGGTTCGGGAACGTATTGGGATCAAACGGTTCGGTAATTCCTTTGTTTAAGAAACAAATTGAGCAGGGCGGACCGCTAACCGTAACTGATGAACGCATTACACGTTATTTCATGACCATTCCGGAAGCTTGCCAGTTGGTACTCGAAGCCGGAATCATGGGAAGCGGAGGCGAGATTTACGTGTTCGACATGGGGAAATCCGTTCGAATTGTAGATCTGGCAAAGAAAATGATCCAGTTATCCGGTTTGGAGCTTGGAAAAGATATCGAGATCCGCTATTCGGGATTGAGGCCGGGTGAAAAATTGTATGAAGAGCTTCTGAACGATGCTGAAAACGTACAGGAAACGCATCATCCGAAGATCCTGATCGCATCTGAAAGAGAAGTGGATCCGGAGGTTTACAAAACCATTGACAGCCTGCTGGATTCCATAGGTAAAACGGATAATCTCGGATTGGTCCGTCTGATGAAAGAAGTTGTTCCTGAATTCATTTCAAACAACTCAGAGTATAGTGTTTTAGATAAAAAATAA
- a CDS encoding SDR family NAD(P)-dependent oxidoreductase, with translation MDKKVILITGATGGLGSSMVKHFEKQDVRLALHTFQQEPFDVNAEHAWFKADLRDENQVKNLIASILANFGRVDVLINNAGISKNGMSWKLATADFNEVIAVNLTAPFLLCQGLIPSMRSNNYGRIINISSVVAQTGVPGTVAYAASKAGILGLTKTVAKELANGAITCNALALGYFDQGMISEVSEEMQEQIIAQIPKNRLGGVETILSTMDWLLKDESDYVTGQTISLNGGLFT, from the coding sequence ATGGACAAAAAAGTAATTCTGATTACAGGGGCAACCGGTGGATTGGGTTCGTCAATGGTGAAGCATTTTGAAAAGCAGGATGTGAGATTGGCTTTACACACGTTTCAGCAAGAACCTTTTGATGTGAATGCTGAGCACGCGTGGTTCAAAGCTGACCTGAGAGATGAGAACCAGGTCAAGAATTTAATTGCCAGTATCCTGGCCAATTTCGGAAGGGTGGATGTACTCATCAACAATGCCGGAATCTCAAAAAACGGAATGAGCTGGAAACTTGCCACTGCTGATTTCAACGAAGTAATTGCGGTAAACCTGACGGCGCCGTTCTTACTCTGCCAGGGATTGATTCCTTCCATGCGCAGCAATAATTACGGACGAATTATCAATATTTCTTCCGTGGTGGCGCAAACAGGTGTTCCCGGAACAGTTGCCTATGCGGCAAGTAAAGCCGGAATCCTGGGGCTTACGAAAACGGTTGCCAAAGAACTGGCAAACGGCGCTATTACCTGCAATGCTTTGGCTCTTGGCTACTTCGACCAGGGAATGATCTCCGAAGTTTCGGAAGAAATGCAAGAGCAGATTATTGCTCAAATTCCGAAGAACCGACTGGGAGGAGTGGAAACCATCCTGAGCACCATGGACTGGCTCTTAAAAGACGAATCCGATTATGTTACCGGACAAACGATTTCTTTAAATGGCGGGTTGTTTACCTGA
- a CDS encoding GNAT family N-acetyltransferase: protein MQFVSADSPEIKRQWDELVSLHRASVFSESIYLDATSEYWSVLFSDDRKSGMACPYVVKGGMKVLVTPFFNRYMEWIGDPVSEEVLIAALKREFPVADLQLGNGFSGNQRIFQQLEPGKIKLNQQAKRSVNKASGFTVTQEENIPAMMKLLQDELQNRIHGINGQTLPILEKLVNRYSHKRLVQFNLLHEKKWLGGIWILETDSTVLYLKGTTVEEAKKSGGMYKLMLHAIEYAASKDKKFDFGGSNVESVRRFNLNFGAQDIVYSHVSWNNAPFWWRTVKKIRDKWTKK, encoded by the coding sequence ATGCAGTTTGTAAGCGCGGATTCTCCGGAAATAAAACGTCAATGGGATGAATTGGTCTCATTGCACCGGGCATCCGTATTTTCAGAATCGATTTATTTGGATGCGACCTCCGAATATTGGTCTGTCTTGTTTTCAGACGACCGTAAATCCGGAATGGCTTGTCCGTATGTGGTGAAAGGAGGAATGAAAGTTTTGGTGACGCCGTTTTTCAATCGCTATATGGAATGGATCGGTGACCCGGTTTCCGAAGAAGTACTCATTGCCGCGCTGAAGCGTGAATTTCCGGTAGCGGATTTACAGCTTGGAAACGGATTTAGCGGGAATCAACGCATTTTTCAGCAACTGGAACCGGGAAAAATCAAGTTGAACCAGCAGGCAAAACGCTCGGTGAATAAAGCTTCCGGGTTTACAGTAACACAGGAAGAAAACATTCCGGCCATGATGAAACTGCTTCAAGATGAACTTCAGAACCGCATTCATGGAATCAATGGACAAACACTTCCGATCCTGGAGAAATTGGTAAACCGGTATTCCCACAAAAGGTTGGTGCAATTCAATTTGCTCCACGAAAAAAAGTGGCTGGGAGGAATCTGGATTTTGGAAACGGATTCTACGGTCCTTTACCTGAAAGGAACTACGGTGGAAGAAGCCAAAAAATCCGGGGGCATGTACAAATTGATGCTGCACGCGATCGAATATGCTGCTTCCAAAGATAAAAAGTTCGATTTTGGTGGTTCCAATGTGGAATCTGTCAGAAGATTTAATTTGAATTTCGGCGCGCAAGATATCGTATATTCGCATGTAAGCTGGAACAATGCTCCGTTTTGGTGGAGAACAGTGAAAAAGATAAGAGATAAATGGACAAAAAAGTAA
- a CDS encoding thioesterase family protein, with the protein MLDSYRLQVRFSDCDMMQHVNNAVYLNYFEEARIHYFRQMLGTDWDWKKTGVILRKNELEYLKPVFLHEPVEIFVYLKHIGEKSFTLSYEVKVLNEVKTTGSSVLVCYDSVNKCSIPIPKRMKDALSKLSLKLEQ; encoded by the coding sequence ATGTTAGATTCGTATAGATTACAAGTTCGTTTTTCCGATTGCGACATGATGCAGCACGTTAATAATGCTGTTTACCTGAATTATTTCGAAGAAGCTCGTATCCATTATTTCCGGCAGATGCTTGGAACAGATTGGGATTGGAAGAAGACAGGTGTAATCCTTCGAAAAAACGAATTGGAATACCTGAAACCGGTGTTTCTGCATGAACCTGTTGAAATTTTTGTCTACCTGAAACACATCGGAGAAAAAAGTTTTACCTTATCTTACGAAGTAAAAGTGCTGAACGAAGTTAAAACCACCGGAAGCTCCGTGCTGGTTTGCTACGACAGTGTAAATAAATGTTCGATTCCGATTCCGAAAAGAATGAAGGACGCTTTGTCTAAACTTTCGCTGAAGTTGGAACAATAA
- a CDS encoding TlpA disulfide reductase family protein, which produces MKQLILCLTLLSGIAFGQKPIDVEVSGNIFNTAGDSIKISQFYGSHYQDFISGKLDKKGNYSLKGKVPVADYYVLRLGQQHINLILKEGSVIRINADGNNINAFHTITGSDESIALNEFVGQMQYFNQKKDSAITAMKATPENQEAINKYYQTEYYKFSAYRQKFIAEHANSPALLPVVSTLDTDKELSTYEAIVNQLLVAFPSSPSVQNAKTSYDQLKAQKDKQNFLGSGKPAPNFTQNDVNGKPLSLSDLKGKVILLDFWASWCGPCRKENPNVVALYNKYKDAGFTVMSVSLDKDKAPWLAAIEKDKLIWPNHVSDLKYWSNEVAKLYQVSSIPFTVLIDRDGNIIDTKLRGVELEQALKTIFGF; this is translated from the coding sequence ATGAAACAATTGATTCTTTGTTTGACACTACTATCCGGAATAGCTTTCGGCCAGAAACCGATAGATGTGGAAGTGAGCGGAAACATCTTCAACACAGCCGGAGACAGTATCAAGATCTCACAGTTTTACGGTTCTCACTACCAGGATTTCATCAGCGGAAAACTGGATAAAAAAGGGAATTATTCCCTGAAAGGAAAAGTTCCTGTGGCAGATTATTACGTATTGCGTTTAGGCCAGCAGCACATTAACCTCATTCTGAAAGAAGGATCCGTAATCCGCATCAACGCAGACGGAAACAATATCAATGCGTTCCATACCATTACCGGTTCCGATGAAAGCATCGCCCTGAATGAGTTTGTGGGACAAATGCAGTATTTCAACCAAAAGAAAGATTCTGCCATTACTGCCATGAAAGCAACTCCTGAAAACCAGGAAGCAATCAATAAGTATTACCAAACGGAATATTACAAGTTCTCGGCTTACAGACAGAAGTTCATTGCGGAACACGCGAATTCTCCGGCACTTTTACCGGTTGTAAGCACGCTTGACACCGATAAAGAATTATCTACTTACGAAGCAATTGTGAACCAGTTGCTGGTTGCTTTCCCTTCCTCTCCGAGTGTGCAGAATGCAAAAACCAGTTACGATCAGCTGAAAGCTCAGAAAGACAAGCAAAACTTCCTGGGCTCCGGAAAACCAGCTCCAAACTTCACGCAGAACGACGTAAACGGTAAACCGCTTTCTTTATCCGATCTGAAAGGAAAAGTGATCCTGTTGGATTTCTGGGCTTCCTGGTGCGGCCCTTGCCGTAAGGAAAACCCGAATGTGGTTGCACTTTACAACAAGTACAAAGACGCAGGCTTCACGGTTATGAGTGTGTCGTTGGATAAAGACAAAGCACCGTGGCTTGCTGCTATTGAAAAAGACAAATTGATCTGGCCGAATCACGTTTCCGATCTAAAATACTGGTCCAATGAAGTGGCGAAACTGTACCAGGTTTCTTCCATTCCGTTCACCGTATTGATCGACAGAGACGGAAATATCATCGATACCAAATTAAGAGGAGTGGAATTAGAGCAGGCGCTTAAAACAATCTTCGGATTCTAA